A portion of the Myripristis murdjan chromosome 13, fMyrMur1.1, whole genome shotgun sequence genome contains these proteins:
- the sertad3 gene encoding SERTA domain-containing protein 3: MIMKGQKRKLSHEDVEVSDRSGASWESQRQFVFYVSLNKYQRGQELPEPSLRRSVLIANTLRQISLEAAEAPPVDVGVSSPPSPCGPAASPVKERESIAPRMAAPNCPAAVAVATCPLAASNHQSVASNSAPSRSLAGCSSSAVNFSRDDDEEDWGSMSADPDFSLSAAISSILTALDSTIDGQAVPRTPLRSLENLTALAGGPEGDAAWAKQGVKGHWGGSWERQEECSMEGMRSSYLGDLAVEDLFQDIDTSLLERDMGALGVRGGGGVHSSGDDLLRYLPPLSSPSSSFSLSFNQNLKCLPSFSSFSPSSSSPSSSPLSSPSACPFSSQSHTREGLELEHLMEILVES; this comes from the coding sequence ATGATCATGAAAGGGCAGAAGCGTAAACTCTCGCATGAGGACGTGGAGGTCTCGGACAGAAGTGGTGCCTCCTGGGAGAGCCAGCGGCAGTTTGTGTTTTACGTGTCTCTCAACAAGTATCAGCGAGGCCAGGAGCTTCCTGAGCCCAGCCTGCGGCGCTCTGTCCTGATCGCCAACACGCTGCGCCAGATCAGCCTTGAGGCCGCCGAGGCCCCCCCTGTTGATGTGGGGGTGTCGTCGCCTCCGTCACCCTGTGGTCCTGCAGCCTCACCggtgaaggagagggagagcatcGCCCCCAGGATGGCAGCACCAAACTGTCCTGCGGCGGTCGCGGTGGCCACCTGCCCCTTGGCTGCATCAAACCACCAGTCGGTCGCATCAAACTCTGCACCGAGCAGATCTCTGGCAGGCTGCTCGTCGAGTGCAGTGAATTTTTCTCGCGACGATGATGAAGAAGACTGGGGGTCAATGTCCGCCGACCCTGATTTCTCACTCTCGGCGGCCATCTCCTCCATCCTCACCGCTCTGGACTCCACCATCGATGGACAGGCGGTTCCGCGGACGCCTCTCAGGTCCTTGGAGAACCTGACAGCACTGGCCGGGGGTCCTGAGGGAGATGCAGCATGGGCAAAACAGGGCGTGAAAGGTCACTGGGGTGGCAGCTGGGAGCGTCAGGAGGAGTGCAGCATGGAAGGGATGAGGTCCAGCTACCTTGGGGATCTGGCGGTGGAGGATCTGTTCCAGGATATAGACACGTCCCTGCTGGAGAGGGACATGGGGGCGCTTGGCGTTcgaggagggggaggtgtgCATTCCAGTGGAGATGATCTCCTGAGGTAcctgcctcctctgtcctctccgtcctcctctttctccctgtcgTTCAACCAGAATCTCAAGTGCCTGCCCTCATTCTCCTCCTTCAGCCCATCTTcgtcttctccttcctcctctcctctctcctcgccATCAGCTTGTCCGTTCTCCAGTCAGAGTCACACCAGAGAAGGACTCGAGCTGGAGCATCTGATGGAGATTCTAGTGGAGTCCTGA